The Pseudomonas eucalypticola genome has a window encoding:
- a CDS encoding SDR family oxidoreductase, which yields MPVTLITGCSSGIGLALARAFQQAGHSVWATARRPQDVDRLAAEGFQARQLDVNDEAAAAALAAELPNLDILINNAGYGAMGPLLDGGVAGIRQQFETNVFSIVGVTRALFPHLRASRGLVVNIGSVSGVLVTPFAGAYCASKAAVHGLSEALRMELAPFGVRVMEVQPGAIDTQFANNASREAEQVIAEGSPWWPLAAQIRARAKASQNRPTPALEFAQALLAAVEKPAPARVVRIGNGSRALPWLARWVPAGVLEGVLKRRFGLDRVL from the coding sequence ATGCCCGTCACCCTCATCACCGGCTGTTCCAGCGGCATCGGCCTCGCCCTCGCACGGGCGTTCCAGCAAGCTGGCCACAGCGTCTGGGCAACCGCGCGGCGACCGCAGGACGTAGACCGCCTGGCCGCCGAAGGCTTCCAGGCCCGCCAGCTCGACGTCAACGATGAAGCTGCCGCGGCCGCCCTGGCGGCCGAGTTGCCGAACCTGGACATCCTGATCAACAACGCCGGCTACGGCGCCATGGGCCCGCTGCTGGACGGCGGCGTGGCCGGCATCCGCCAGCAGTTCGAAACCAACGTGTTTTCCATCGTCGGCGTCACCCGCGCCCTGTTCCCCCACCTGCGGGCCAGCCGCGGCCTGGTGGTGAACATCGGTAGCGTTTCCGGCGTGCTGGTCACGCCGTTCGCCGGTGCCTACTGCGCGTCCAAGGCCGCGGTGCATGGCCTGAGCGAAGCACTGCGCATGGAACTGGCGCCGTTCGGGGTGCGGGTCATGGAAGTTCAGCCGGGGGCCATCGACACTCAATTCGCCAACAACGCCAGCCGCGAGGCCGAGCAGGTCATCGCCGAGGGCTCGCCGTGGTGGCCGCTCGCAGCGCAGATCCGCGCCCGGGCCAAGGCCTCGCAGAACCGGCCGACACCGGCGCTGGAGTTCGCCCAGGCGTTGCTGGCGGCGGTGGAAAAACCCGCGCCGGCGCGGGTAGTGCGCATCGGCAACGGCAGCCGGGCGTTGCCGTGGCTGGCGCGGTGGGTACCCGCGGGGGTTCTGGAGGGGGTGTTGAAGCGCAGGTTCGGGTTGGATCGGGTGCTCTAG
- a CDS encoding alginate O-acetyltransferase gives MTRSLRILYILLFLAVLLGLGIWSLWSFASFNRTAQMTVLNGKFTKAVETHYDDQFPIKRLGTNLWAAVDFKLFNEGRPGVVLGRDQWLYSDEEFDPVAGGQQIEADNFALIKGVRDQLKQHGVQLVLAIVPAKARLYPEHIGATAPAELHKDLYQQFHAQAAAAGILAPDLLAPLQQAKAQGQVFLRTDTHWTPMGAEVVAHNLSTAIAQKAPLSGDPQTFVTASEQAKPYKGDLTNFLPLDPLFSNLLPKPDELAQRTTTQAGDKAASGDALFGGSEIPVALVGTSYSANPHWNFLGALQQSLHSDVVNYAEDGHGPILPMLKYLQTDAFKNSPPQVLIWEFPERYLPMKNDLSDFDPNWIGELKKDPNTNQNLAVGQSN, from the coding sequence ATGACCCGATCATTACGCATCCTCTACATTCTGCTGTTCCTGGCCGTGCTGCTGGGCCTGGGCATCTGGTCGCTGTGGAGCTTCGCCAGCTTCAACCGAACCGCACAGATGACCGTGCTCAACGGCAAGTTCACCAAGGCGGTGGAAACCCACTACGACGACCAGTTCCCGATCAAGCGCCTGGGCACCAACCTGTGGGCCGCGGTGGACTTCAAGCTGTTCAACGAAGGCCGCCCCGGCGTGGTGCTGGGCCGCGACCAGTGGCTGTACAGCGACGAGGAGTTCGACCCGGTGGCCGGCGGCCAGCAGATCGAGGCCGACAACTTCGCCCTGATCAAAGGCGTGCGTGACCAGCTCAAGCAACACGGTGTGCAACTGGTACTGGCCATCGTTCCGGCCAAGGCCCGCCTGTACCCCGAACACATCGGTGCCACCGCACCGGCCGAACTGCACAAGGACCTGTACCAGCAGTTCCACGCCCAGGCTGCGGCCGCGGGCATCCTCGCCCCCGACCTGCTGGCCCCGCTGCAACAGGCCAAGGCCCAGGGCCAGGTGTTCCTGCGCACTGACACCCACTGGACGCCCATGGGCGCCGAAGTGGTGGCGCACAACCTGAGCACCGCCATTGCCCAGAAGGCGCCGCTGAGCGGCGACCCGCAAACCTTCGTCACCGCCAGCGAGCAGGCCAAGCCCTACAAGGGTGACCTGACCAACTTCCTGCCCCTGGACCCGCTGTTCAGCAACCTGCTGCCCAAGCCCGATGAACTGGCCCAGCGCACCACCACCCAGGCCGGTGACAAGGCCGCCAGCGGTGACGCCCTGTTCGGTGGCAGCGAAATTCCGGTCGCCCTGGTGGGCACCAGCTACAGCGCCAACCCGCACTGGAATTTCCTGGGCGCCCTGCAGCAGTCGCTGCACAGCGACGTGGTCAATTACGCCGAAGACGGCCACGGCCCGATCCTGCCAATGCTCAAGTACCTGCAAACCGACGCATTCAAGAACAGCCCTCCACAAGTGCTGATCTGGGAATTCCCGGAACGATATCTGCCGATGAAAAACGACCTCAGCGACTTTGATCCGAACTGGATCGGCGAGCTGAAAAAAGACCCGAACACCAACCAGAACCTGGCTGTGGGCCAATCCAACTGA
- a CDS encoding alginate O-acetyltransferase: MHPTLIKLLSLSGLAAAMLAANGAKAQDFAAPKYEAAPCCSLCPAAHDAKNYVTRYQQNFTTLVQAQGDWLFRTQEDLRTEFDTTPEGYRRLQQLHDAFKSKGIELVLVYQPTRGLVDRNKLFPADRDKFDYDKALKNYQAMLKRFASMGYNVPDLSPLTNEQQAHDFYFRGDQHWTPYGAQRTAKIVAETVKKMPAFADVPKREFETHLSGRMGKTGTLHNMAGQLCGTSYAIQYMDQFTTEPKGEASDSDLFSDAGTPQITLVGTSHSGKNYNFSGFLEQDIGADILNVAFPGGGLEGSMLQYLGSDDFQKHPPKILIWEFSPLYRLDQETIYRQMMSMLDNGCEGKPAELQASATLKTGKNELLVNGRNGIKDLHNGNHQIDIKFADTSVKTLHATLWYLNGRHEDLKIEKPETSETDGRFAFELRNDEDWASQNLLALEVQGPDAGQAPQKVEATVCKRNVFPGVQQSPKQQNAQAGL; this comes from the coding sequence ATGCACCCCACATTGATCAAGCTGCTCAGCCTGTCGGGCCTTGCCGCCGCGATGCTGGCCGCCAACGGCGCCAAGGCCCAGGACTTCGCCGCGCCCAAATACGAAGCCGCCCCCTGCTGCAGCCTGTGCCCGGCGGCCCATGACGCCAAGAACTACGTGACCCGCTACCAGCAGAACTTCACCACCCTGGTACAGGCCCAGGGCGACTGGCTATTCCGTACCCAGGAAGACCTGCGTACCGAGTTCGACACCACCCCCGAAGGCTACCGCCGCCTGCAGCAACTGCACGACGCGTTCAAGAGCAAGGGCATCGAGCTGGTGCTGGTGTACCAGCCCACCCGTGGCCTGGTGGACCGCAACAAACTGTTCCCGGCCGACCGCGACAAGTTCGACTACGACAAGGCGCTGAAAAACTACCAGGCCATGCTCAAGCGCTTCGCCAGCATGGGCTACAACGTGCCGGACCTGTCGCCGCTGACCAACGAACAGCAGGCCCACGACTTCTATTTCCGCGGCGACCAGCACTGGACCCCGTATGGCGCCCAGCGCACCGCCAAGATCGTGGCCGAGACCGTGAAGAAGATGCCGGCGTTCGCCGACGTGCCCAAGCGTGAATTCGAAACCCACCTGTCCGGGCGCATGGGCAAGACCGGCACCTTGCACAACATGGCAGGCCAGCTGTGCGGCACCAGCTACGCCATCCAGTACATGGACCAGTTCACCACCGAACCCAAGGGCGAGGCTTCCGACAGCGACCTGTTCAGCGACGCCGGTACCCCGCAGATCACCCTGGTGGGCACCAGCCACAGTGGCAAGAACTACAACTTCTCCGGGTTCCTGGAACAGGACATTGGCGCCGACATCCTCAACGTGGCCTTCCCCGGCGGCGGCCTGGAAGGGTCGATGCTGCAGTACCTGGGCAGCGACGACTTCCAGAAGCACCCGCCGAAGATCCTCATCTGGGAATTCTCGCCGCTGTACCGCCTGGACCAGGAGACCATCTACCGGCAGATGATGTCGATGCTGGACAACGGTTGCGAAGGCAAGCCGGCCGAACTGCAAGCCAGTGCCACGCTGAAGACCGGCAAGAACGAACTGCTGGTGAACGGGCGCAACGGCATCAAGGACCTGCACAACGGCAACCACCAGATCGACATCAAGTTCGCCGACACCTCGGTGAAAACCCTGCACGCCACCCTCTGGTACCTGAACGGCCGCCACGAGGACCTGAAAATCGAGAAACCCGAAACATCCGAAACCGACGGGCGCTTTGCCTTCGAGTTGCGCAACGACGAGGACTGGGCTTCGCAGAACCTGCTGGCCCTTGAGGTGCAAGGCCCGGACGCCGGGCAGGCACCGCAGAAAGTCGAAGCCACCGTGTGCAAGCGCAACGTCTTCCCCGGCGTTCAGCAATCACCGAAACAACAGAACGCCCAAGCCGGACTGTGA
- a CDS encoding mannuronate-specific alginate lyase, whose translation MNRANVLKHLLAPTLLGLAMFAANAQAAAPLHPPQGYLAAVDKFKTSPNDQGCQAMPAPYTQSLQFRSKYEGSDKTRSTFNASSDKAFRDATKDITNMERGISKQVMVYMRDGNPQELDCTLNWLTAWAQADALMSKDFNHTGKSMRKWALGSMASAYVRLKFSDSHPLANHQQQTQVIEAWFGRLADQVVSDWNNLPLDHTNNHSYWAAWSVMATSVALDRRDLFDWAVKEYKIGANQVDADGFLPNEVKRQQRALAYHNYALPPLSMIASFAQANGVDLRQENNGALKRLGDKVLAGVKDPSIFEAKNGKDQDMTDLKVDSKFAWLEPWCSLYSCPPDALQRKHEGQPFKTFRLGGDLTKVYDPEHEKGNKGS comes from the coding sequence ATGAACCGCGCCAACGTACTCAAGCACCTGCTGGCCCCGACCCTGTTGGGCCTGGCCATGTTCGCCGCCAACGCCCAGGCTGCCGCGCCCTTGCACCCGCCACAGGGTTACCTGGCGGCCGTGGACAAGTTCAAGACCAGCCCCAACGACCAGGGCTGCCAGGCCATGCCGGCGCCCTACACCCAGAGCCTGCAGTTTCGCAGCAAGTACGAAGGTTCGGACAAGACCCGTTCGACCTTCAATGCCTCGTCCGATAAAGCCTTCCGTGATGCCACCAAAGACATCACCAACATGGAGCGCGGCATCAGCAAGCAGGTGATGGTGTACATGCGCGACGGCAACCCGCAGGAACTGGACTGCACCTTGAACTGGCTGACCGCCTGGGCCCAGGCCGACGCGCTGATGTCCAAGGACTTCAACCACACCGGCAAGTCCATGCGCAAATGGGCACTGGGTAGCATGGCCTCGGCCTACGTGCGCCTGAAGTTCTCCGATTCCCACCCACTGGCCAACCACCAGCAGCAGACCCAGGTCATCGAAGCCTGGTTCGGGCGCCTGGCCGACCAGGTGGTAAGCGACTGGAACAACCTGCCGCTGGACCACACCAATAACCACTCGTACTGGGCGGCCTGGTCGGTCATGGCTACCTCCGTGGCTTTGGACCGCCGCGACCTGTTCGACTGGGCAGTGAAGGAATACAAGATCGGCGCCAACCAGGTCGATGCCGACGGTTTCCTGCCCAATGAAGTCAAGCGCCAGCAGCGCGCCCTGGCCTACCACAACTACGCCCTGCCACCGCTGTCGATGATCGCCAGCTTTGCCCAGGCCAACGGTGTGGACTTGCGCCAGGAAAACAATGGTGCTCTCAAGCGCCTGGGCGACAAGGTGCTGGCAGGGGTGAAAGACCCGAGCATCTTCGAAGCGAAGAACGGCAAGGACCAGGACATGACCGACCTGAAGGTGGATAGCAAATTCGCCTGGCTCGAACCCTGGTGCAGCCTTTACAGCTGCCCACCCGATGCGTTGCAGCGCAAGCATGAAGGCCAGCCGTTCAAGACCTTCCGCCTGGGCGGCGACCTGACCAAGGTCTACGACCCCGAGCATGAGAAAGGTAACAAGGGCTCATAG
- a CDS encoding DUF1656 domain-containing protein, with protein MPREIAFHGVYMPTMTLMFLIALGVGWALDRFISGLDLYRFFWHPALLRLSLFVCLFGAMALTVYR; from the coding sequence ATGCCGCGTGAAATAGCCTTTCATGGTGTGTACATGCCCACCATGACCCTGATGTTCCTGATTGCCCTGGGCGTGGGCTGGGCCCTGGACCGCTTCATCAGCGGCCTGGACCTGTACCGCTTCTTCTGGCACCCGGCGCTGCTGCGCCTGAGCCTGTTCGTTTGCCTGTTCGGCGCCATGGCGCTGACCGTTTACCGTTGA
- a CDS encoding efflux RND transporter periplasmic adaptor subunit produces MKKFFSLIATLLILALAVFIGRELWVHYMETPWTRDGRVRADIINVAPDVTGYVVAVPVRDNQLVKKGDVLLQIDPEHYQIAVKQAQALVASRKATWEMRKVNASRRADMDNLVVSKESREDAGNIASSAEADYQQAVAALEAAQLNLSRTKVLATVDGYVTNLNVHVGDYARTGEAKMAVVDKHSFWVYGFFEETKLPNVHLGDKADLQMMSGEVLKGHVESISRGIYDRDNPESRELVADVNPTFNWVRLAQRVPVRIHIDEVPDGFLLAAGTTCTVVVKQGTAGAL; encoded by the coding sequence ATGAAAAAGTTTTTCAGCCTGATCGCCACCTTGCTGATCCTGGCCCTGGCCGTGTTCATCGGCCGCGAGCTGTGGGTGCACTACATGGAAACACCCTGGACCCGCGACGGCCGGGTGCGCGCCGACATCATCAACGTCGCCCCCGACGTGACCGGTTACGTGGTGGCCGTGCCGGTGCGTGACAACCAGTTGGTGAAAAAGGGCGACGTGCTGTTGCAGATCGACCCCGAGCACTACCAGATCGCCGTCAAGCAGGCCCAGGCCCTGGTTGCCTCGCGCAAGGCCACCTGGGAAATGCGCAAGGTCAACGCCAGCCGCCGGGCCGACATGGACAACCTGGTAGTGTCCAAGGAAAGCCGCGAAGACGCCGGCAACATCGCCAGCAGCGCCGAGGCCGACTACCAGCAGGCCGTGGCTGCCCTGGAGGCCGCGCAGTTGAACCTGTCGCGAACCAAAGTGCTGGCCACCGTTGACGGTTATGTCACCAACCTCAACGTCCACGTAGGCGATTACGCCCGCACGGGGGAAGCGAAGATGGCGGTGGTCGACAAGCACTCGTTCTGGGTTTATGGGTTCTTCGAAGAGACCAAGCTGCCGAATGTGCACCTGGGCGACAAGGCTGATTTGCAGATGATGAGTGGCGAGGTCTTGAAGGGGCACGTCGAGAGTATTTCTCGCGGTATCTACGACCGGGACAACCCTGAAAGCCGTGAGCTGGTGGCGGACGTGAACCCGACGTTCAACTGGGTGAGGCTGGCGCAGCGGGTGCCGGTGCGGATTCATATTGATGAAGTGCCGGACGGGTTTTTGCTGGCGGCCGGGACGACGTGCACAGTGGTGGTCAAGCAGGGAACGGCTGGGGCTCTGTAA
- a CDS encoding alginate O-acetyltransferase AlgF: MTARTVKTRLAAAVIAAAGLLSTQAFAGGDAALYGPTAPKGSAFVRVYNASNQEVSASVGNTNLNEVAPLASSDFSFLPQGDYSAKVGAKTLPVKLASDHYYTVVNNTNGNPQLVEEPPFKNKQKSLVRVQNLSDKPLTLKTADGKTDVVKDVAAKGTGEREINPVKVSLALYEGDKKVSDLKPVALERGEAAVLYVTGEGSSLSPVWVQRPVSTR, encoded by the coding sequence ATGACCGCACGTACCGTCAAAACCCGTCTCGCCGCCGCTGTCATCGCCGCTGCCGGCCTGCTCTCCACCCAGGCGTTCGCCGGTGGCGACGCCGCGCTCTACGGCCCTACCGCGCCCAAAGGCTCCGCCTTCGTTCGCGTCTACAACGCCAGCAACCAGGAAGTCAGCGCCAGCGTCGGCAACACCAACCTCAACGAAGTCGCGCCGCTGGCCAGCAGCGATTTCAGCTTCCTGCCCCAGGGCGACTACAGCGCCAAGGTAGGCGCCAAGACCCTGCCGGTGAAGCTGGCCTCCGACCACTACTACACCGTGGTCAACAACACCAACGGCAACCCGCAACTGGTTGAGGAGCCGCCGTTCAAGAACAAGCAGAAGTCGCTGGTACGCGTGCAGAACCTCAGCGACAAGCCCCTGACCCTGAAGACCGCCGACGGCAAGACCGACGTGGTCAAGGACGTGGCCGCCAAGGGCACCGGCGAACGCGAGATCAACCCGGTGAAGGTCAGCCTGGCGCTGTACGAAGGCGACAAGAAGGTCAGCGACCTCAAGCCGGTGGCCCTGGAGCGCGGCGAAGCGGCCGTGCTGTACGTGACCGGCGAAGGCTCCAGCCTGTCGCCGGTGTGGGTACAGCGCCCGGTGTCCACGCGCTGA
- a CDS encoding TlpA family protein disulfide reductase, translated as MNAIKPLENAAAFVEHFGEGKQTGANEYAFAPARRGRLLLLHSAGCPSCSMRLQHLTAIASQHPDVDIFSMPTEGNGALWQPLGVTGVPAQFVVHADGRGLLITGGKDEQLNCALIDLTPDSQNKDPVCPSPSSPAVPAASASPSHGRSSKLATASGQPRGDRRT; from the coding sequence ATGAACGCCATCAAACCGCTCGAAAACGCTGCAGCCTTCGTCGAACATTTCGGCGAAGGCAAGCAGACCGGCGCCAATGAATATGCCTTTGCCCCGGCACGCCGGGGGCGCCTGTTGTTATTGCACTCGGCTGGCTGCCCGAGCTGCAGCATGCGCCTACAACACCTCACGGCCATCGCCAGCCAGCACCCGGACGTCGACATTTTCAGCATGCCCACCGAAGGCAATGGCGCCTTGTGGCAGCCCCTGGGCGTGACCGGGGTGCCGGCGCAATTCGTGGTGCACGCCGATGGCCGCGGGTTATTGATCACAGGGGGCAAGGATGAACAGCTAAACTGCGCCCTGATTGACCTCACACCGGACTCGCAGAACAAGGACCCCGTATGCCCGTCACCCTCATCACCGGCTGTTCCAGCGGCATCGGCCTCGCCCTCGCACGGGCGTTCCAGCAAGCTGGCCACAGCGTCTGGGCAACCGCGCGGCGACCGCAGGACGTAG
- a CDS encoding MBOAT family O-acyltransferase encodes MVFSSNVFLFLFLPVFLGLYYLCGNRYRNLLLLVASYVFYAWWRVDFLALFAAVTLWNYWIGLRVGAAGIRTKPAQRWLLLGVAVDLCVLGYFKYANFGVESINAIITSFGMQPFILTHVLLPIGISFYIFESISYIIDVYRGDTPATRNLIDFAAFVAIFPHLIAGPVLRFADLVDQFNNRTHTLDKFSEGATRFMQGFIKKVFIADTLATVSDHCFALTNPTTGDAWLGALSYTAQLYFDFSGYSDMAIGLGLMMGFRFMENFKQPYISQSITEFWRRWHISLSTWLRDYLYITLGGNRKGTLATYRNLFLTMLLGGLWHGANFTYIIWGAWHGAWLAIERLLGINTTPRSLNPIRWALTFLLVIMGWVIFRAENLHVAYRMYGAMFSFGDWHLSELNAASLTGLQVATLVVAYLTLAFFGLRDLYSNPPKPKAKAPVAEANGPATAQPGLYRATPGDNPAALAAHAHGHQVQASYWTVDWSRYLMRALVLLLFVASILKLSAQSFSPFLYFQF; translated from the coding sequence ATGGTTTTCTCATCTAACGTGTTCCTGTTCCTGTTCTTGCCGGTCTTTCTCGGCTTGTACTACCTGTGCGGCAATCGTTACCGCAACCTGCTGTTATTGGTCGCCAGCTATGTGTTCTACGCCTGGTGGCGCGTGGATTTCCTGGCGCTGTTCGCCGCGGTCACCCTATGGAACTACTGGATCGGCCTGCGCGTAGGCGCCGCCGGCATCCGCACCAAACCCGCGCAGCGCTGGCTGCTGCTGGGCGTGGCCGTGGACCTGTGCGTGCTGGGCTACTTCAAGTACGCCAACTTCGGCGTGGAAAGCATCAACGCCATCATTACCTCGTTCGGCATGCAGCCGTTCATTCTTACCCACGTGCTGCTGCCCATCGGCATCTCGTTCTACATTTTCGAATCGATCAGCTACATCATCGACGTGTACCGTGGCGACACCCCGGCCACGCGCAACCTGATCGACTTCGCCGCGTTCGTGGCCATCTTCCCGCACCTGATCGCCGGGCCGGTATTGCGCTTCGCCGACCTGGTGGACCAGTTCAACAACCGCACCCACACCCTGGACAAGTTCAGCGAAGGCGCCACCCGCTTCATGCAGGGCTTCATCAAGAAGGTGTTCATCGCCGATACCCTGGCCACTGTCTCGGACCACTGCTTCGCGCTGACCAACCCCACCACCGGCGACGCCTGGCTGGGTGCGCTGTCCTATACCGCGCAACTGTACTTCGACTTCTCCGGTTACAGCGACATGGCCATCGGCCTGGGCCTGATGATGGGTTTCCGCTTCATGGAAAACTTCAAGCAACCCTACATCAGCCAGTCGATCACCGAGTTCTGGCGCCGCTGGCACATCAGCCTGTCGACCTGGCTGCGCGACTACCTGTACATCACCCTGGGCGGCAACCGCAAAGGCACCCTGGCCACCTACCGCAACCTGTTCCTGACCATGCTGCTGGGCGGCCTGTGGCACGGCGCCAACTTCACCTACATCATCTGGGGTGCCTGGCACGGCGCCTGGCTGGCCATCGAACGGCTGCTGGGCATCAACACCACGCCACGCTCGCTGAACCCCATCCGCTGGGCGCTGACCTTCCTGCTGGTGATCATGGGCTGGGTAATCTTCCGCGCCGAGAACCTGCACGTGGCCTACCGTATGTACGGCGCCATGTTCAGCTTCGGCGACTGGCACCTGTCGGAACTCAACGCCGCCAGCCTCACCGGGCTGCAAGTCGCCACCCTGGTGGTCGCCTACCTCACCCTGGCGTTCTTCGGCCTGCGTGACCTGTACAGCAACCCGCCCAAGCCCAAAGCCAAAGCGCCGGTGGCCGAAGCCAACGGCCCGGCCACCGCGCAACCTGGCCTGTACCGCGCCACCCCGGGCGACAACCCGGCTGCCCTGGCCGCCCATGCCCATGGCCATCAGGTGCAAGCCTCGTACTGGACCGTGGACTGGAGCCGCTACCTGATGCGCGCCCTGGTGCTGCTGCTGTTCGTGGCCTCGATCCTGAAGCTGTCGGCGCAGAGTTTCTCGCCATTCCTTTACTTCCAGTTTTGA
- a CDS encoding mannose-1-phosphate guanylyltransferase/mannose-6-phosphate isomerase, which produces MIPVILSGGSGSRLWPLSRKQFPKQFLALTGEHTLFQQTLERLVFEGMDTPIVVCNKDHRFIVNEQLSNLKLETQGILMEPFGRNTAPAVALTAMKLVNEGRDELMLVLPADHVIDDQKALQRALALATVAAERGEMVLFGVPATKPETGYGYIKSSNDALLPEGVSRVSHFVEKPDEKRATEFVQAGGYFWNSGMFLFRASRFLEELKKHDPDIYDTCMLTLERSVKDGDSIEIDEATFACCPDNSIDYAVMEKTQRACVVPLTAGWSDVGCWSSLWDVHEKDSNGNVTKGDVVVQDSRNCMIHGNGKLVSVIGLENIVVVETKDAMMIAHKDKVQGVKQMVATLNEQGRSETQNHCEVYRPWGSYDSVDMGGRFQVKHISVKPGACLSLQMHHHRAEHWIVVSGTAEVTCDENVFLLTENQSTYIPIASVHRLRNPGKIPLEIIEVQSGSYLGEDDIERFEDIYGRSTPIERGVSVKTIAQ; this is translated from the coding sequence ATGATTCCGGTGATCTTGTCAGGTGGTAGTGGCTCTCGTCTGTGGCCGCTTTCGCGCAAGCAATTCCCCAAGCAATTCCTGGCCCTGACCGGCGAGCACACCCTGTTCCAGCAAACCCTGGAGCGCCTGGTGTTCGAAGGCATGGACACCCCCATCGTGGTCTGCAACAAAGACCACCGCTTCATCGTCAATGAACAGCTGAGCAACCTGAAGCTGGAAACCCAGGGCATCCTCATGGAACCCTTCGGCCGCAACACCGCGCCGGCCGTGGCCCTGACCGCCATGAAGCTGGTCAACGAAGGCCGCGACGAACTGATGCTGGTGCTGCCGGCCGACCACGTCATCGACGACCAGAAAGCCCTGCAGCGCGCCCTGGCCCTGGCCACCGTGGCCGCCGAGCGTGGCGAGATGGTGCTGTTTGGCGTGCCGGCCACCAAGCCGGAAACCGGCTATGGCTACATCAAGTCCAGCAACGATGCCCTGCTGCCTGAAGGCGTCAGCCGCGTGTCGCACTTCGTGGAAAAACCGGACGAAAAACGCGCCACCGAATTCGTCCAGGCCGGGGGCTACTTCTGGAACAGCGGCATGTTCCTGTTCCGCGCCAGCCGCTTCCTGGAAGAGCTGAAAAAGCATGACCCGGACATCTACGACACCTGCATGCTGACCCTGGAACGCAGCGTGAAGGATGGCGACAGCATCGAGATCGATGAAGCCACCTTCGCCTGCTGCCCGGACAACTCCATCGACTACGCGGTGATGGAAAAAACCCAGCGCGCCTGCGTGGTGCCGCTGACTGCCGGCTGGAGCGACGTGGGCTGCTGGTCGTCGCTGTGGGACGTGCACGAGAAAGACAGCAACGGCAACGTCACCAAGGGCGATGTGGTGGTACAGGACAGCCGCAACTGCATGATCCACGGCAACGGCAAGCTGGTGTCGGTGATCGGCCTGGAAAACATCGTAGTGGTGGAAACCAAGGACGCCATGATGATCGCCCACAAGGACAAGGTCCAGGGCGTGAAGCAGATGGTCGCCACCCTCAACGAACAGGGTCGCAGCGAAACCCAGAACCACTGTGAAGTGTACCGCCCGTGGGGCTCGTACGACTCGGTGGACATGGGTGGCCGCTTCCAGGTCAAGCACATCTCGGTCAAGCCGGGCGCCTGCCTGAGCCTGCAGATGCACCACCACCGCGCCGAACACTGGATCGTGGTATCGGGCACCGCCGAAGTCACCTGTGACGAGAACGTGTTCCTGCTCACCGAAAACCAGTCCACCTACATCCCGATCGCCTCGGTGCACCGCCTGCGCAACCCGGGCAAGATCCCGCTGGAAATCATCGAAGTGCAGTCGGGCAGCTACCTGGGTGAAGACGACATCGAGCGCTTCGAGGACATCTACGGTCGTTCCACTCCGATCGAGCGTGGCGTGTCGGTGAAAACCATCGCTCAATAA
- a CDS encoding multidrug transporter: MLIGTLLIIAWLFLLVRYPKKALPISLVALAGLAMVGLSVLWQDNRELAQLARMGLHFQYDTEQCAADRPVRVSMKNGNSVPLVELQWRLAAFAPGDSVNLVQDDYDAPRYRGPGQLQPGAEWADCLPVPPLRPGYRAQTLEWRAERVQGSFAN; encoded by the coding sequence ATGCTAATCGGCACCCTCCTCATCATCGCCTGGCTGTTCCTGCTGGTGCGCTACCCGAAAAAAGCCTTGCCCATTTCCCTGGTCGCCCTGGCGGGCCTGGCCATGGTCGGCCTCAGCGTGCTGTGGCAAGACAACCGCGAACTGGCGCAGCTGGCGCGCATGGGCTTGCACTTCCAGTACGACACCGAGCAGTGCGCAGCCGACCGGCCGGTGCGGGTGAGCATGAAGAACGGCAACAGCGTGCCACTGGTGGAGCTGCAATGGCGCCTGGCGGCCTTCGCCCCTGGCGACAGCGTGAACCTGGTACAGGACGACTACGACGCCCCGCGCTATCGAGGGCCAGGGCAGTTGCAGCCCGGTGCCGAATGGGCCGACTGCCTGCCGGTGCCGCCGTTGCGCCCCGGCTACCGCGCGCAGACCCTGGAATGGCGTGCCGAGCGGGTGCAAGGCAGCTTTGCCAACTGA